TAGCCACGCACCTGTGGCATGACCAAACTTAACTTTGCCAATGTTGGCTGCAGCTGCAGTGGACGAACTATTCAAACAATCCCTCCTGGCTGTTTGGACATTTCTGATTCATATCTATAGTTGTGATGGGTAACTGTTGCATGGGCAGATTAGGGTTTTGTTTGGAGCGTAAGCTGGGCACTGTGTTAACGTCTTTTCTGCATCTTTTCGTTTGAGAAGACTAGATTTTATTTATTTCACTGAAATCATAAACAAAGTGAACAAACAGTAAAAGTTAAAGCATATTGGTGAATTATAATCTTCATTTTTCCACTGCAATGAGAGATAACCGAATTTGTTCTATGACCATTGCCTGGGGTTTTCTTAGCCTAGGTAGCAAAGACTCTTTAACTCTTACCAATCAGTTTGCAACTTAAGATAGCTTTAGCAAGGCTAAATTGTCCTTGCTCAACTGGGCAAAGGATCTGGTTGCATGCAGCATGAGCTAATTGGATGGTGAACATATGCCATGAAGATCGGTTAATATCTAAACAAGATGATAACGGAACCACAAAGTCTAAAATTAATATCGCTGGAGAACACTCAGATAGGTGGCAACCACTGAGTTATTCAGTAATACGAGTTTCAGAAGCTATTGTGGCCTATGCTAGAATATATACCTGTATATCTTCATGGAATACCACACTGACACTGGCTTTGTTGTGCTTGGTCAGCCGCTAGCAGAAGCTTGTTTCTTCTTCTGTCTTAAGTAAGTTCAAGTTAGAACAACCGTGTAACCGAAGGATACATTTTAGCAGTGAAACCTGCTATATACATAGGAAGGATGATAAAGTGATCAAATATGAGGGACCAGGTGAAAACCTAGTGACGCCTGAATGGTTTGACTTAAAGCTATCAAGTCCTTCTCATACAGGCATCACATCCCCGTTAATAATTAAGAACATGCGGTTCCATTTTCACATGGAGTAATGGCTAAAGGTTGCATGCGTGTTGCAGCTTTTCTATAATCCAGCTGCACATGTATACTCAACTGTTTAGTAACACGATCACTGCTACAAGTTTCAGTGTATGCTTCCACTTCCTCATTCTTAACATTTGACGACGCACATAGTTTCAAACAGCTTACAATCTTGTACATATTTCAATATCTTAAACATTTTATATGCTTAAATGGGGATAAGCCTTTCATTTGAACTATTTCAGTTCAAACTACTGCAAAGTGCAAAGTGCAATGGACTTCTATATTTTGCTATGCATTGACATAGATGCAATATAACTCGATATATCTCTGTACTGATGTTCTAAAACTAGTTGTGTTGACTTTTAATCTTTAGATGTAAAAAATCATAATATGGCCTAGCACGAGATTAGGAGGAATGCTGCACAATTGTTTTGATGGATACTCAGATCTGAACCTTTTATATGGAAGAGAGAAAAATATAGATAGCAAGATTATGATGAATCGTGACTTTATATTTACTTATTCTGCAAGGTCACACACTAGAACATCGTGGTAGACATGGCAAGGATATGGAACAGACTTTCTATGTACAATAGAGCTCATGATTGTACTTGTAACAAGAAATCGTTATCCTGTTGttgcatctttgaagtactccctccgtccggaattacttgttgcataaatgaataaaaatggatatatctagaactaaaatacgtctagatacattcatttctctccgacaagtatttccggatggagggagtatttgtaaTGACACTCGGTTTCTGGTTTACTTTGAGATTTGAATGGAAGCATAACTTCCTCTCTTAACCTTGGGTTTTCATGATACTGATGGCTATCTATCTACCTCTAGCAGGTAACAAGAGTTTGGGATTGGCCTGTGACATTTCTTTTGAAGCTCACGATACCGTCAACGCTTCCTTCTGAATGGAACAAATTTTACATCTGTGCGAACATCTGTCTATGCCCTCTCATACTACTATATTCTTTTAGCTCATTCATTCCGTTGGATAGCCGAATAGTATTTCTTCTCCCTCAAATCCGCTTCCCCCTCTGGTCTGTTGTTCTTCTGGTTAGCTTTTGTTTGGCTCTATCCCACTTCCGCTTTGAGAAAGAATCACCAGAAACAGAGAACATTGCAAGTACCCTCATATCGTTTGTAATGAGCGTCTTCTGGATCTCAACCATGGCCGGAGAGCTCCTGAATTGCCTGGCAGCAATTGGAGTTATTATGGATCTCCCTCCAGCTATACTTGGCATGACAGTCTTGGCATGGGGGAATTCTGTCGGTGATCTTGTtgctgatgtggcattggccaagAACGGTCAACCTACAATCGCCATTGCTGGCTGTTTTGCTGGCCCAATGTTCAACATGCTTGTTGGATTAGGAACTGCCCTAGTGATGCAGACGGCAGGAGTGTATCCCAAAGCCTTTGTACTTGAATTCCATGTTGGAATTGTTGTTGCATTTGTGTTTCTTCTTCTGAGCTTGATGGCAACCCTGTTGGTGGTAACCTGGGCCAGATTCCGGGTACCCAGATTCTGGGGCTACTGCCTAATGGGGCTCTACATATTGTTTACCATAGTGAGTATTGCCATTGCGAGCTCTTCTGGATAATATATTTTCTATATAAATAGAAGCTCATAGATTGTGTCTACGGTACTTGTTTGACGTTTCTGTTTTTTCCCCAAATCAATTGCATTTGAAAGAAGGCCCTTCTTGACTTATTCTAACTGTCATGGTATATGTGAGGGAAAATCTGTTCATCAAATGCTAGGCCACGTACGTAGTGTTTACATCAATGAAAGCTCTCATTCCATATTTTATGAATTGTAGAGAACAAAATACTCTGACATCATCTGTCTACTTCCACTTGGATGAGTTGTCATGACTAGGCAATCTCATCGAACACAGGACAGTTTAGACACAGGTAAAACAGGAAACCTTGCAAACTTCACCTGTGACCTCGATCGATCCTGAATGACAACCACAGCGCTAGTCCGGCAGTCCTTGTCTCAAATGTGTCACCTTGTAAACTATTCCTCGTAATCTACTGTTCTACTCCCTCcgcaaactaatataaaagcgtttagatcactaaagtggtaatctaaacgctcttatattagtttacagaaagAGTACTTTACTTTAAAAAATCTAGGGCATGGGTAGTTCGACTTCCTCTCCAATTTATAATTTATGATTGATGGCAAGTTTTGTCGAGCTATTGATTActaccttcgttcctaaatataaatctttgtagagatttcactatggacaacatacggatgtatctagatgcattttagagtataaattcattcattttgctccgtatgttgtCTGGAATCTtttcaaagacttatatttaggaacggagggagtattttgtatCTCCTTCTTTTACTACTTTTTTTTTGAAAGTTAACAGGAGAACTGCCAAGATTCCATTCAGAAGAAGCCGATGGTTGCTTGGTTTATTGAGGGAAACCATCCGAAAACctgtataaaaaaa
Above is a window of Triticum dicoccoides isolate Atlit2015 ecotype Zavitan chromosome 5B, WEW_v2.0, whole genome shotgun sequence DNA encoding:
- the LOC119308294 gene encoding cation/calcium exchanger 5-like isoform X1 gives rise to the protein MASLPYTAAACASVRADPAPGLLNYAAVHSCLLRADRRLSLPILALLLLLHFRFLAVAAGAHFSPAVSRLASRLRLSPSMAAVTLLALGNGAPDAFASAAALRGEGGLPRAGLAAILSAGAFVSAFVVGAVSLIAAPFAVPPASFTRDVFLYLVAASALFYIYLSAEIFLWQAVGLVLFYVFFVGLVFYMDLGAAGKAVSSAEPETTANGMGRAAMDLPVSVEHQKQRKASLWTVLTKQVTRVWDWPVTFLLKLTIPSTLPSEWNKFYICANICLCPLILLYSFSSFIPLDSRIVFLLPQIRFPLWSVVLLVSFCLALSHFRFEKESPETENIASTLISFVMSVFWISTMAGELLNCLAAIGVIMDLPPAILGMTVLAWGNSVGDLVADVALAKNGQPTIAIAGCFAGPMFNMLVGLGTALVMQTAGVYPKAFVLEFHVGIVVAFVFLLLSLMATLLVVTWARFRVPRFWGYCLMGLYILFTIVSIAIASSSG
- the LOC119308294 gene encoding cation/calcium exchanger 5-like isoform X2, giving the protein MASLPYTAAACASVRADPAPGLLNYAAVHSCLLRADRRLSLPILALLLLLHFRFLAVAAGAHFSPAVSRLASRLRLSPSMAAVTLLALGNGAPDAFASAAALRGEGGLPRAGLAAILSAGAFVSAFVVGAVSLIAAPFAVPPASFTRDVFLYLVAASALFYIYLSAEIFLWQAVGLVLFYVFFVGLVFYMDLGAAGKAVSSAEPETTANGMGRAAMDLPVSVEHQKQRKASLWTVLTKVTRVWDWPVTFLLKLTIPSTLPSEWNKFYICANICLCPLILLYSFSSFIPLDSRIVFLLPQIRFPLWSVVLLVSFCLALSHFRFEKESPETENIASTLISFVMSVFWISTMAGELLNCLAAIGVIMDLPPAILGMTVLAWGNSVGDLVADVALAKNGQPTIAIAGCFAGPMFNMLVGLGTALVMQTAGVYPKAFVLEFHVGIVVAFVFLLLSLMATLLVVTWARFRVPRFWGYCLMGLYILFTIVSIAIASSSG